The proteins below come from a single Gossypium raimondii isolate GPD5lz chromosome 2, ASM2569854v1, whole genome shotgun sequence genomic window:
- the LOC105787507 gene encoding folate transporter 1, chloroplastic-like produces the protein LVSQTGYEKAFCRLLSFSFSFFSFTGLYFFLAKQRYFRNREERLSPSLHLASAAEAGALVSICTNPIWLIRTRLELQNPLHQSRPYSGVYDALRTILREEGWTALYTRLGPGLLMQVSHGVIQFTAYEELRRIIMVDYEERKKKPKGASNLLVCILIIGFEVFV, from the exons TTGGTTTCTCAAACAGGGTATGAAAAGGCTTTTTGCAGGCTTCTTTCCTTCAGTTTTAGCTTCTTCAGTTTCACGGGTTTATATTTCTTCTT aGCTAAACAAAGGTATTTTAGAAACAGAGAGGAGAGGCTAAGTCCTAGTCTTCATCTAGCCTCTGCTGCGGAAGCTGGAGCTTTG GTTTCTATATGCACGAATCCTATTTGGCTTATTAGAACAAGATTGGAGCTTCAAAATCCTCTTCATCAAAGTCGACCTTATTCCGGTGTTTATG ATGCTTTAAGAACCATTCTAAGAGAGGAAGGATGGACTGCACTATATACAAGACTTGGTCCTGGCCTATTGATG CAAGTCTCCCATGGAGTCATTCAGTTCACTGCATATGAAGAACTTCGTAGAATAATAATGGTTGATtatgaagaaagaaagaagaaacccAAAGGTGCTAGTAATTTGTTG GTATGCATCCTTATAATTGGTTTTGAAGTCTTTGTATAA
- the LOC105787508 gene encoding uncharacterized protein LOC105787508: MWSVKCCLNPSFIIIVVAAVLSQALTVTSVVVPKSPCYAFDNSSHLLDFSDWIGSPFVYEGKDTDVVVRFCKDVESRSQAGYVDFGRYDKFNYFVAGSGHVDLVQEFYNGDLLNCEHTFDKMGRTAQVNIICGKCLNGQCKGQHGCICNVSYESTCRAIVELAIPCENPGPRVFEGFTVGFHPRSWEIVHNGLTQLGFEKSHPDFSFSTEQPHVTLYLTAIASQSNLIKKPRVKVFPENGLEVKLSGTAATGNPPTTLSPSTLLLDWRCVKAHDTPYEVKITIPVEGYESIEFVLTKMCETTQNQEEDATRGWAIFGIISCILMVSSTLFCCGGFIYKTQMESRHGIDALPGMTVLSACLETVSGAGQGYSRVEEINTGFTNEVSWERPSSGTQGTWTPSPNESKYGSM; encoded by the exons ATGTGGAGTGTAAAATGCTGTTTAAATCCTAGTTTCATAATCATAGTTGTTGCAG CTGTTCTTTCACAAGCACTTACCGTTACATCAGTTGTTGTCCCTAAATCCCCTTGCTACGCGTTTGATAATTCTAGCCATCTTCTTGATTTC AGTGATTGGATCGGTAGTCCTTTTGTGTACGAGGGGAAG GATACTGACGTGGTTGTCCGCTTTTGCAAAGATGTGGAGAGTAGATCACAAGCG GGATATGTAGATTTTGGTCGATATGATAAGTTTAACTACTTTGTTGCTGGTTCAGGGCATGTTGACCTTGTTCAA GAGTTTTACAATGGCGACCTGCTGAATTGTGAGCACACCTTTGACAAAATGGGACGCACCGCACAG GTAAATATTATATGCGGAAAGTGTTTAAATGGGCAATGTAAAG GCCAACATGGATGCATATGCAATGTCTCTTATGAATCCACTTGCAG AGCCATTGTTGAACTGGCCATTCCATGTGAGAATCCTGGCCCACGGGTATTCGAGGGCTTCACTGTTGGATTTCATCCGCGATCATGGGAAATT GTTCACAATGGTCTGACTCagttgggttttgaaaaatctCACCCTGATTTTAG TTTCAGCACTGAACAGCCTCATGTTACCCTTTATTTGACTGCTATTGCATCCCAATCCAACCTCATAAAAAAACCTCGTGTCAAG GTCTTTCCGGAAAACGGACTGGAGGTCAAGTTATCAGGGACTGCTGCAACTGGGAATCCACCTACAACTTTATCACCATCGACTTTGCTTTTAGATTGGAGAT GTGTAAAGGCCCATGATACCCCGTATGAAGTTAAGATCACTATCCCAGTGGAAGGTTATGAATCAATCGAGTTTGTTCTAACGAAGATGTGTG AGACCACACAAAATCAGGAAGAAGATGCCACAAGAGGGTGGGCAATATTCGGAATAATTTCATGCAT ATTAATGGTTTCATCAACTCTATTTTGCTGTGGAGGGTTTATTTACAAGACACAAATGGAAAGCCGG CATGGGATTGATGCTCTGCCGGGCATGACAGTTCTTTCTGCCTGTTTAGAGACT GTAAGCGGAGCAGGACAAGGCTACTCACGAGTTGAGGAAATTAACACCGGCTTTACCAATGAAGTCTCGTGGGAGCGCCCATCCAGTGGTACTCAAGGAACATGGACACCGTCACCGAACGAAAGCAAATATGGTTCGATGTAA